A stretch of Pempheris klunzingeri isolate RE-2024b chromosome 19, fPemKlu1.hap1, whole genome shotgun sequence DNA encodes these proteins:
- the nsa2 gene encoding ribosome biogenesis protein NSA2 homolog has product MPQNEHIELHRKRHGYRLDHHEKKRKKESREAHERSHKARKMIGLKAKLYHKQRHAEKIQMKKTIKMHEQRKTKQKNDDKTPEGAVPAYLLDREGQSRAKVLSNMIKQKRKEKAGKWEVPLPKVRAQGETEVLKVIKTGKRQKKAWKRMVTKVCFVGDGFTRKPPKYERFIRPMGLRFKKAHVTHPELKATFCLPILGVKKNPSSPLYTTLGVITKGTVIEVNVSELGLVTQGGKVIWGKYAQVTNNPENDGCINAVLLV; this is encoded by the exons ATG CCCCAGAACGAGCACATTGAGTTACACCGCAAGCGGCATGGCTACCGCCTGGACCaccatgaaaagaaaaggaagaaggagAGCCGTGAGGCCCATGAGCGGTCTCACAAAGCCAGGAAGATGATTGGCTTGAAGGCCAAACTGTACCACAAACAGAGACATGCAGAGAAGATCCAGATGAAGAAGAC CATCAAAATGCATGAACAGAGGAAGACCAAACAGAAGAACGATGATAAGACCCCAGAGGGAGCAGTGCCAGCCTACCTGttggacagagagggacagtCCCGTGCTAAGGTCCTCTCCAACATGATcaaacagaagaggaaagagaaggcT GGCAAATGGGAGGTGCCCCTGCCAAAAGTGCGTGCCcagggagagacagaagtgCTCAAAGTCATCAAAACtggaaagagacaaaagaaagcCTGGAAAAGAATGGTCACCAAGGTTTGCTTTGTTGGCGATGGCTTCACCCGTAAACCTCCAAAATATGAGCGTTTCATCAGACCCATG GGTTTGCGTTTTAAGAAGGCTCACGTCACACATCCAGAGCTGAAGGCCACATTCTGCCTTCCCATCCTAGGAGTGAAGAAgaacccctcctcccccctctacACCACTCTGGGAGTCATCACAAAAGGAACAGTCATAGAGGTCAATGTCAGCGAGCTGGGCTTGGTCACACAAGGAGGAAAGGTTATCTGGG GTAAATATGCCCAGGTGACAAATAACCCAGAGAACGATGGATGCATTAACGCTGTTCTGCTGGTATAA